The following proteins are encoded in a genomic region of Arachis stenosperma cultivar V10309 chromosome 4, arast.V10309.gnm1.PFL2, whole genome shotgun sequence:
- the LOC130977038 gene encoding uncharacterized protein LOC130977038, producing MDIISGKNAGFLKGLKSLRILRVEFPDPYRFYPLHRMHILHILEHSAEDINIEGLKQLRHLHSRYAVHLLVDEEGVKEKMQNLQTLCYVHLDSRLEFLLDNGYFPNLRTLGLHSAERKLSCLRRLSNLRELKLEHMTSKYVPLDNNVFPSNLTKITLSWYVGFSTKAMNALGQIPTLQNLKLYEVQCMEGFLNCGTDERSFRELQVIIMKKVQVKGLTLEGGAMPCLQRAVFHECPGLKLEYLPEQMRSSGCNLEFSEHVEQRRSWVVKTWSFQNMNKNKKVMMIPIMMMMMMIPMMMKMMMID from the coding sequence ATGGATATAATTAGTGGAAAGAATGCTGGGTTTTTGAAGGGGTTGAAAAGCCTCAGGATCTTGAGAGTGGAATTTCCTGATCCATACCGGTTCTATCCGCTTCATCGTATGCACATATTACATATACTAGAACATTCTGCAGAGGACATAAATATTGAGGGGTTAAAGCAACTAAGACATCTCCACAGTAGATATGCAGTGCACTTATTAGTTGATGAAGAAGgggtaaaagaaaaaatgcagaATCTCCAAACCCTATGCTATGTGCATCTCGATTCACGACTAGAGTTCTTACTCGACAATGGCTACTTTCCCAACTTGAGAACACTGGGTTTACATTCAGCAGAAAGAAAGTTAAGTTGCTTACGCCGCTTGAGCAATCTACGTGAATTAAAACTTGAGCATATGACCTCTAAATATGTTCCATTAGATAACAATGTATTTCCGTCAAATCTTACCAAGATTACCTTGTCATGGTATGTGGGTTTCAGCACCAAAGCCATGAATGCTTTGGGACAAATCCCCACCcttcaaaatttgaaattatatgaAGTGCAATGTATGGAAGGATTCCTTAATTGTGGTACTGATGAGAGGAGCTTTCGGGAGCTTCAAGTGATTATCATGAAAAAGGTGCAGGTCAAAGGTCTTACATTAGAAGGAGGTGCAATGCCTTGCCTTCAACGTGCAGTCTTCCATGAGTGCCCTGGCTTGAAGTTGGAGTACCTTCCTGAACAAATGCGTTCCTCGGGTTGCAACTTGGAGTTTTCAGAACATGTTGAGCAACGGCGTTCTTGGGTTGTAAAAACTTGGAGTTTTCAGAACATGAACAAGAATAAGAAGGTGATGATGATAccgataatgatgatgatgatgatgataccgatgatgatgaagatgatgatgattgattga